From one Eulemur rufifrons isolate Redbay chromosome 23, OSU_ERuf_1, whole genome shotgun sequence genomic stretch:
- the MMP15 gene encoding matrix metalloproteinase-15, producing the protein MGSDRSVPGRPGWTSGLPGGRETAARPRLLPLLLVFLGCLGRGVAAEDAEVHAENWLRLYGYLPQPSRHMSTMRSAQILASALAEMQRFYGIPVTGVLDEETKAWMKRPRCGVPDQFGVRVKANLRRRRKRYALTGRKWSNHHLTFSIQNYTEKLGWYHSMEAVRRAFRVWEQATPLVFQEVPYEDIRLRRQKEADIMVLFASGFHGDSSPFDGTGGFLAHAYFPGPGLGGDTHFDADEPWTFSSTDLHGNSLFLVAVHELGHALGLEHSSNPSAIMAPFYQWMDTDNFQLPEDDLRGIQQLYGTPDGQPQPTRPLPTVTPRRPGRPDHRPPRPPQPPPPGGKPERPPKPGPPAQPRATERPDQYGPNICDGNFDTVAMLRGEMFVFKGRWFWRVRHNRVLDNYPMPIGHFWRGLPGDISAAYERQDGRFVFFKGDRYWLFREANLEPGYPQPLTSYGLDIPYDRIDTAIWWEPTGHTFFFQEDRYWRYNEETQRGDPGYPKPISVWQGVPTSPRGAFLSNDAAYTYFYKGTKYWKFDNERLRMEPGYPKSILRDFMGCQEHVEPGSRWPDVARPPFNPDGGAEPGADGDSAEGDAGGGEGDFGAGADGDKDGGSRVVVQMEEVVRTVNVVMVLVPLLLLLCVLGLTYALVHMQRKGAPRVLLYCKRSLQEWV; encoded by the exons AACTGGCTGCGGCTCTACGGCtacctgccccagcccagccgcCACATGTCCACCATGCGCTCCGCCCAGATCTTGGCCTCAGCCCTCGCGGAGATGCAGCGCTTCTATGGGATCCCCGTCACGGGCGTGCTCGATGAAGAGACCAAGGC GTGGATGAAGCGGCCCCGCTGTGGGGTGCCAGACCAGTTCGGGGTGCGCGTGAAAGCCAATCTGCGGCGGCGGCGGAAGCGCTACGCCCTCACCGGGAGGAAGTGGAGCAACCACCATCTGACCTTCAG CATCCAGAACTACACAGAGAAGCTGGGCTGGTACCACTCGATGGAGGCGGTGCGCAGGGCCTTCCGCGTGTGGGAGCAGGCCACGCCCCTGGTCTTCCAGGAGGTGCCCTACGAGGACATCCGGCTGCGGCGGCAGAAGGAGGCCGACATCATGGTACTCTTTGCCTCTGGCTTCCACGGCGACAGCTCGCCATTTGACGGCACGGGTGGCTTTCTGGCTCACGCCTATTTCCCTGGCCCCGGCTTGGGCGGGGACACCCATTTTGACGCAGATGAACCCTGGACCTTCTCCAGCACTGACCTGCATG GGAACAGCCTCTTCCTGGTGGCGGTGCACGAGCTGGGCCATGCACTGGGGCTGGAGCACTCCAGTAACCCCAGTGCCATCATGGCGCCATTCTACCAGTGGATGGACACCGACAACTTCCAGCTGCCTGAGGACGACCTCCGGGGCATCCAGCAGCTCTACG GCACCCCAGATGGTCAGCCGCAGCCCACCCGGCCTCTCCCCACCGTGACACCCCGGCGGCCAGGCCGGCCAGACCACCGGCCCCCCCGGCCGCCCCAGCCACCACCCCCAGGCGGGAAGCCAGAGCGGCCCCCAAAGCCgggccccccagcccagccccgagCCACAGAGCGGCCCGACCAGTACGGCCCCAACATCTGCGATGGCAACTTTGACACAGTGGCCATGCTTCGCGGGGAGATGTTCGTGTTCAAG GGCCGCTGGTTCTGGCGAGTCCGGCACAACCGCGTCCTGGACAACTATCCCATGCCCATCGGGCACTTCTGGCGTGGTCTGCCCGGGGACATCAGTGCTGCCTATGAGCGCCAGGATGGTCGTTTTGTCTTTTTCAAAG GTGACCGCTACTGGCTCTTCCGAGAAGCGAACCTGGAGCCCGGCTACCCCCAGCCGCTGACCAGCTACGGCCTGGACATCCCCTACGACCGCATCGACACAGCCATCTGGTGGGAGCCCACGGGTCACACCTTTTTCTTCCAAGAGGACAG GTACTGGCGCTACAACGAGGAGACGCAGCGTGGAGACCCTGGCTATCCCAAGCCCATCAGTGTCTGGCAGGgggtccccacctcccccagaggGGCCTTCCTGAGCAACGATGCAG CCTACACCTACTTCTACAAGGGCACCAAATACTGGAAGTTCGACAACGAGCGCCTGCGGATGGAGCCCGGCTACCCCAAGTCCATCCTGCGGGACTTCATGGGCTGCCAGGAGCACGTGGAGCCAGGCTCCCGCTGGCCCGACGTGGCCCGTCCACCCTTCAACCCCGACGGGGGTGCAGAGCCCGGGGCGGACGGCGACAGCGCCGAGGGCGATGCAGGCGGCGGCGAGGGGGACTTCGGGGCGGGGGCGGACGGGGACAAGGACGGGGGCAGCCGCGTGGTGGTGCAGATGGAGGAGGTGGTGCGGACGGTGAACGTGGTGATGGTGCTggtgccgctgctgctgctgctctgcgtGCTGGGCCTGACCTACGCCCTGGTGCACATGCAGCGCAAGGGCGCGCCCCGCGTGCTGCTCTACTGCAAGCGCTCCCTGCAGGAGTGGGTCTGA